TTTCCCTGGAATGTCTGAATTCGCCGGATTTTTGACTTTTTTTTCCGAAAAAAAGGGGTTACGTTCTGGAGCTCGAGAAGAAAGGGCTCAGTTTTGTTCGGTCAGAATGGCATGCCTTGTCCAGAGGAGGGTCATGAGGCTGTTTTTCGCTCGATTTTCTCCAAGAGTTTCGTCATTTTGAAAGCGCGGGTGTCCCACCCGGAGAACTCCCCTGTTCTCTTCAAGGCTGATGCCGGAAGAGGAGGGAGCTCTCGGCGCCTAAGCTCTGGGAGGACGAGCTCTGTTCGGAAAATGAGGTTTCTGTTTTTTCGAGAAAACTCGGAGAGCCGTCCCATCACACGCCGTCAGGGTTTTTTCTCTGAAGGAGAGGGAGCATGCCCGGATTGGGTGTCCGGGGGAATTGTTTTCATCGACCCGAGCCCAAATTTTGCTCGCTCCCGGGATCCCACGGACGAACAGCGAGGAGCGCGAGGAACGTGATGACAGCCGTGATCGACAGATAATATCCAACGGCATTCAAGCCGTATTGGCCCGCCAGTCGCGTGGCAATATAAGGGGCCGGCGACGCGCCGGCGACTCCGGCGAGATTGAACGCGAGAGATGCTCCGGTATAGCGGATCGGAGTCGGAAAAAGCTCCGACAGAATGGTTCCGGCGGGTCCATAGGTCAGTCCGATGACCGAGAATCCCAGCACATAGAAAACCATGAGCCGCAGAAGGTGGTTTGGTTCCATCATCACTCCAAATCCGAAACCGAACAGGAAAATCAGGATCGTGGAGAGGATCATGGCTTCCCGGCAGCTTCGCCTGTCCGCATAATGGGACGAAACCGGAATCATGAGGGCGAAGCAGACGACGCCGGTCATCTGGACGAACAGAAGTGTTTCCTTGGGGTAATGAAGATGGCTCGTTCCCCACCCGAGGGTGAAAACGGTCATCAGGTAAAACATCACAAACGTGCTCAGAAGAGAAAAAATGCCCGTCACAAGAGAACCCGGGTGATGGAGAAGTACGGAAAAAAAAGGAAATCGGACTTTCCGGTTTGTCTCGATCACCCGGGAAAATTCCGGCGTTTCATAAACGCGCAGCCGGATCCACAACCCGACGACAACGAGGATGGCGCTCAAAAGAAACGGGATGCGCCATCCCCATTCCAGAAACTGGTTCCGTGAGGTGAAATGGGTCAGGAAAAGAAAGACCCCTGTTGACAGGATGAACCCCGCCGGAGCTCCGAACTGGGGAAACATTCCGAACCACCCTTTTTTCCCTTCGGGAGCGTTTTCTGTCGCCAGGAGAACGGCTCCACCCCATTCTCCTCCAAGTCCGAGACCCTGTCCCAGTCGGCAGACCGCCAGAAGAAGGGGTGCCAGAATTCCTGCTTTTGCATATGTCGGCAGGAGTCCGATCAGGATGGTGGAGAGCCCCATCGTCAGAAGGGAGACGACAAGGGTGGCCTTCCGGCCCATGCGGTCACCGAAATGCCCGAAAAGGGCCGCTCCGATCGGACGGGTGACAAAGGCCAGCGCGAAGGTGGCAAGAGACTGGAGCGTTGCGGTGGTCGGATTGCCCGGCGGAAAAAAGAGAGCCGGAAAGACCAGAACAGAAGCGGTTGCAAAGATATAGAAATCGAAAAACTCGATCGTGGTTCCTGCAAGACTTGCCAGAAGGATCTGGCTTTGTGTGGCTTTTGGGTGCATGTTTGTCACAGCTCTCCGCGCTTGTCGGAATCAGACCAAATGCTGGTCCTCTCAGGAATCATTCAGAAGATCCGGGGTTTCGGAAAAATAGCGTCTGAAAAAAAAGATTTTGTCTGCTGTTGTGAACAGAATTTCCGATTTTCGGACAAAAGAGGTGCGAAGTCAAAAGAGGCTCGCCAAACATGGCGATCAGAAGATTTTGGGAAGACATCATTTTTCGTCAGCAGCGTTCGTTTTCGTTCTTCGCGTGAGAGATGGGCCCCGATCACTCTTTTTTTGAACTCGCCGGGAGAACGCGTTTTCCGGAATGTTCCTCGTGCTGGCGGGGTTGTGGTTGCGGGATTGTCCAGGACTGTGTATCTATATTCTAGGGATGTTACCGGTGGGATCCTGTTTTCCTTCACGTTGTCCGGCGGATGTCGTCCGCCTTCGGGACCTCTTAACCGGAGTGGGCGTCCGTGTCCTTGACCATCACAAACCTCGAACTCCTCCTTGTGGTTGCTGCCGTCGCGTCGATCCTCGGCCGTCGCATCCGGATTCCCGACAGCGTCGCCCTTGTCCTGGCCGGCTCCCTCGTGACCCTTCTTCCCTACGCTCCGCGCATCCACCTGACCAAGGATCTGATCTTCGGTATTTTCCTGCCGCCACTGGTCTTTGAAGGGGCTCTCAGCATCCCCTGGAAAAAAATGGAGAGGGACCTTTTTCCCGTCCTGGTGCTGGCATCTCTCGGAGTGATCCTCTCCATGGGGATCACGGCGGCCGGAATGCACTGGGTTCTTCGCTGGCAGTGGCTTCCCGCCATGACGTTTGGCGCCCTCATCGCGACGACAGATCCGGTCGCCGTCATCGCTCTCTTCAAGAATCTCGGAGTTCAGGGAAGGCTTCGTCTCCTGGTCGAGTCAGAGAGCCTTTTCAATGATGTGGCAGGGGTGGTGGTGTTCGGTCTGGTTCTGTCCATGTCCGAACCCGGGTTCCATCCGAACGGCTTCGCCGGAATGTCCTGGCATATCCTTCTCCTCGGAGCCGGAAGCATTCTTTGCGGTTTTTTCGTGTCCTGGGGGACGCATCTTCTGGTGCGCCGGAGCGAGGACCGGACAGTCGGCAATCTTTTGACCTTTGTCGCCGCTTTCGGGTCTTTTACCCTGGCCGATTCGTTCCATCTGTCCGGAATTCTGGCCTGTGTTGTCACAGGGATTACGATCGGAAATTCCCATCCTTTTCCGGGATTCTCCAGGGAAGCAAGGGAATCGATGCTCTCTCTCTGGGAAACGGTCGCGTTCATTATCAATTCTGTGATTTTTGTTCTGATCGGGATCCGGATCGCACACGAGACATTCCTGTCGGACGCGCTGACCACTCTTGTCTCGATCGTCATCGTTCTCTTGAGCCGCGCCGGAACGGTCTATCCGATCTGCAGTCTTTTCCGTCGGGGACGATGGGAGATTCCCGTGCCCTTTCAGCATATCCTCTTCTGGGGGGGGATCCGTGGCCCGCTGGCCCTTGCGCTTTCCCTGGGGCTTCCGGAAGGCTTTCCTCTGAAAAACGAGATTGTCTCCCTCACCTTTGCGATCGTGGCCTTCTCTATCCTTATCCAGGGGCTGACGGTGGGACCGGCCATGAAAAAGCTGGGACTCTCCCCCCCGCGCGTCGAAGAGTCCCTGGAGAGACAAGACAGATAGCGCGCATTGATGTTTTGGAGACGTCCCGGTTCTCCGGAGGAGCGTCATGAAAAACTGGTTCGTGGCCCTCGGGGGTGTGCTCGGATACTTCGCCCTTATTTTTCTCTATACCCTGGGAGCCTATTTACTCGTCCGGAGTCCTCCCTGGTTTCGGTATCTGTTCGGATTCTCCAGCCTCTCTATCTTTTTCGGGTTGCTCGCCCGGACATTTCATTGGGCTTCGGTTGCCCACATCGTACTTGCCGAAAGCATTCTGATCGGAGGAGGAACCCTCTTTTCGCTTTTTTGGGCTTTTTTTTCGAAAAAGAGGCCGGATCCGGGAGGGGGAGCGCAGCGTTCTCCGGAAGAACGGCCGGGAAAGTCCGACAGTCCGGCGACGTTTCTTCCTGCAGAGGGCGGTGACGAAGAGGCAGACCTGCCGGTTTCACGCGTCAGGGAGGAAATCGGGACACTTCTGGACGCCGGTCTCTCGGTGCTGGTTTATGGCCCGACCGGATCGGGCAAAACATCCGGTGTGTTGATGGAATGTTTGCGGGAGAGACAGGCAGGTGACGCAGAGCGGTCCATTCTTCTGATTTCCTGTTCGGACGGAATGGAGGACTATGATCTCCTGAACCGCCCGGTTCCGGCTTCTCCGCAGGAGAAGGCCCGGACTCTCCGGGCGATGGCGAGGGAACATCCGGATGTCCGGATCGGCAGTCTGTCCCGCCTGTTCGGGGACTGGGACCGCGCGGAAGGTCCTCTCCGCTCGGCTTTTCGGAGAGCGGCCGGAGGGGAACGACTGACGATTGTCTTTGACGAGCTGAACCGGTCTTCGGTGTCCGCTCTGAACCTGATCCTGAAGGTCATGGATCCGGTTCTCGGCCATTATGAGCTGTTCGACTTCACGACCGGAGAGCGTCTCTCATGCCCGCTGGACAGGCTCGTCTTCTGCGCCACCTGCAACATGGGGGAAGGGTACGGGCAAACGCGCGAGCTGGACTGGTCACTCCTCGACCGCTTTCCGGGTGTTGTGTTTATGGATTATGATGCCCGGCTTGAAAAACAGATGCTGATGGATCTGGGGGTCCCCCCTGATCTGGCCGGTCGCATGGTCCATGTTGCGCTGGCCCTGCGGGAAGCACACCGGACGGGAAATCTGGCAGCGCCGCTGTCCACCCGGCATCTGAAAAACTGGGGACGGCTGGTGGCCGACGGAGCGGATCCGGAAAACATTGCCCCCTGCCTGTGGGTCAACCGTCTGGTGTCGCACGACCGTCTCGGTTTCCCCGACAAAGATCAGGTTCACGGGATTCGGGAGGTTCTGGGACGGACATTCCGGGGTGGAAGAAAATCCTGAGGATCCTGGAGGAACCGGGCGATGTTGCCCGATTCCCTCCAGGGAAGAAGATCTCGCCCGGTTATTCGACGACGATGTCCTTGCCGTTGGGGCGCAGTCCGGTTTTGGGGATCGGTCCGACAACGACGGTTACGAGGTGTCCGGGGTGGAGAAGTGTGGAAGCGGCTTTCTCCACGGATTCCGGCGTGACCTTCCGGATGCTGTCCGGATAGTCGGTGAAGTAACCGAGGCCCAGATCATAAGCCTCGATATACAGGAGAAGAGACGCGATCCGGTCGTCCGTATCCACACGGAAAGGGAACTGGCCCAGAATATTGTTTCGGGTCGTTTCGACCTCCCGGGCGGTGACCGGCTTCGTTTTCATGTCGCGCAGCAGTTTTTGGGAAAGGGCGATGACCTTTTTGGTATTGGGAGCGAATGTCTGAAAGACAACAAAGAATGGACCTGCGTGTCTTTCGGCGTCAAATCCGCTGTAAATGTAGTAGACAAGGCCGTTTTTCTGGCGAACGACATGATTCAGACGCGATGTTGTCGTCCCGCCCAATATTTCGTTCATGACAAGCGCACTGTAGAACGAGGGATCGTTTCGCCGGATCCCGGGCGTTCCCATCATGACCATGGCCTGGGCAAACTGGGGCCTGTTGACCAGGATCGTTTTCGCGGATGGAGGAGGTGCTGAGGTGTTGCGCTCTGTCATGGGTTGGGGAGATCCCGGTGTGGCCGGTTTCCAGGAACCAAAGACGGATTTGACGAGATCCAGGGCCTTTTCCGGCGTGATATCTCCCGCAAAGGTGATGATCGTTCGGTCCGGACGATACTCGGTCTGATAGAAGGTCCGGATGTCCTGGAGAGTAATACGGGACACCGAATGAAGGGTTCCCGAGGACGGATGTCCATAGGGCCCGTTTCCATAGAGAGTCTTGTAGAAAAGATTCCGCGCGACGGGGCCGGCGTGGTCTTTTTCGTCCATGAGACCGGCTCTGGCCTGGAGCAGATTGTGCTGAAATTCCTTTTCCGGGAAGACCGGGTTCAGGACCATATCGGCAGCCACTCCGAACAGGGAGGGAAGGTCCGAGGTCAGCACCTTGCCGGAGACCGTCGTCATGTCCCGGCCCGCTGCGGCTTCCAGACTCCCCCCGGTTTCGTCGATCTCCCGGAAGAGCGTCAATGCGTCCCGGGTGGTTGTGCCACGGTTCAGGAGGGAGGCGGTCAAGTCGGCAACACCGCCTTTCCCGACGGGATCCCGGGACGATCCGGCGAGGATTCCGATCCGGAACGAGACGACGGGGACGACCGGCCGGGGAAGGACGACGACCACCACGCCGTTGGGAAGTGTGGCACGATAGACATGGCTGTGAATGACCGGAACGTCCCTGGATTCAAAGGGGGAAGAGGGAGGTGCGGGGGGAGCGGTGGCGAGAGTGGCAGGAGTGGTGTCCGCGCATCCTGAAAGAAAGAGGGCCGTTGCCAGAGCGAGGCATAAACGGATTGGATTCTCCGGTTTCATAGGGGCTCCTTCCTGAAGTGGCCTGTTTTATCGGACAATTCTGTTGGGTCGCGCGAACGATGGATTGCGGGGAGCTCCCGTCGGGTAGAGATATCCGATCGTTTCGTTCGAGCGGATCAGATAGGTCCGGGCGACGCGACGGACGTCCTCCGCCGAAACCTGACGGATCCGGTCCACATAGGTGTCCAGGTAATCCAGCGGAACACCGATACTGGCCATTTCCCCCAGCATCATCCCCAGTCCGAACGTGGATTCCTGGCTCATCAGATAAGAGGAAATGACCTGTTTTTTAGCCCGTTCCAGTGCGGCAGGACTCACGTCCGTCTTCTGGAGGGAGAGGATCACGTTTTCGAATCGTCTCCGGAGGACAGGGGGTTTGACCTTCGGAAGACCCTGCGCATAGAAGTAGAACAACGCCGGACCTTTCGTCAGGGGTTCGTAGTCTCCTTCCGCATCCACCGCAACGGCGTTCTGGTAGACCATGGTGCGATAGAGAATGGAAGAGCGCCCTCCCGAGAGGAGGGTCGAAAGGACCGTCAGGGCGTAGGAATCGGGACTTTTGAAGTTGGGGACGTGGAACGCCATCATGGTGACTGGCAGCATGGCCGGTTTGTGCACAACCGTGAACCGCAGACCTTTCTGGACCGGTTCGGCGGGAATTTTGGGGTTGGGGGCGGATCCGGCCGGAAGGGAGCCAAAGGTCTGCCCGACCTGGCTTACGAGTTCCGGTCCGTTCACAGGTCCCACCACGATGATGGTGGCGTTGTTGGGCATATAGTACGTCCGGTAATAATGCTTGAGGTCCGACCGCGACAGATGCCGGATGTCCGGTTCCCACCCGATCACGGGGTTATGGTAGGGATGGACGCGGAACGCTTTGGCATAGACCTGCTCCACCAGCTTCTGCGTCGGATCGTCATAGTCGTTCCTTCGCTCTTCCAGAACGATCCGGCGTTCCCGCTCCAGCTGTTGATTGGAGAGAAGAAGATTGTTCATGCGGTCCGATTCGATCTTCTCTCCGATCGTGATGTATCGGGGAGCCGTGTTTTCAAAGTAGGCGGTGAAGTCATAGTCTGTAAACGCGTTGCTTTGTCCGCCCACCGCGTTGATCTTCTTGTCGAGGACACCATGCGGGTACCGGGGCGTTCCGGTGAACATCATGTGTTCGAGAAAGTGCGAGATTCCCGTTTTTCCGCGCTGTTCATCAATGGAGCCAACCTTGTACCAGACCTGGAAGGTGACAATCGGAGAATAGGGATCCTCGACGTAAATCAGCCTCAATCCGTTCGGATATGTGTGAAGAACGGGTGTTGGATGGAATCCGGATGCCGGGAAGGCGTCGGATGTGGCCATCCCTTTCGCCGGAAGGAAAAAAAGGTTGAGAATCAGGGCGAAAAAAACGCCCGGCAGGAGGATGGGGAAGAAAAGGGATCTGTGGTCAGTTTGCGAGCGGGACATCCGGTTCTCCTTCGGCGAAGGTCAGTCCAGGAGGGCCCCGTCCGTCGGACGGAGCCGGTTGGTCAGACGGGTCTTTTTTCTTCCAGGTCCAGAAGTTTGACCCAGGTCGTGATGTCGGTTCTCCCCGGGGCGAGACTGTCCCGTACGGAACGGAAATAGTCCCACTTTTCAGGGGAATCCGGGCTCCGGGATTCGTATTCCCTGTTGAACGATTCGACTTCTTTGGGATTTTTCGAGCGGGGCGACTGGGAATGGACCCAGGCGAGCATGTCCTGGTCCTGCGGACGGGATTTGACCGCTTCCGCGAACTTTTCGTGGTCGAGCCCAAAAAAGGAAAAGAAGGCCTGATCCAGGGGGCAGTTGTAGGTGTATTCCCCCAGCGTTCCGGCCACGTGAGCCCGGGCCTTGTCAATCACTCTTTTCAGGTGATCCATGCCCCCCAGACGGTCGACAGGGCTTCTTGGAAACTGTTTTGTCAGGTCCATGATTCCTCCTGATGGATTTTTCAAAACTCCGGAAAATTTGGATGCAGGCTGAATTGTAACCCTTAACAGCATGTCGGGCAAGACGGGACGCTATCCGATTTTCGGGGAGAGCGTTCTCTGCTCGGCGGACGCCGGGGTGTGTCCGGAGGAATCGCCAAGCGTGATCCGGTAGACGGGAGACAAACGGCAGGGGAGATCGAGCTTTTTGGCGCGTCGAATGCCCTGGTTCTGGACGTCGCCCTGGATGTTCAGAACGGAGACCTCGGGGAACAGGGCAAAAAAATGGTGCGTCAGGAGGACGGAAATCCCTGTCAGCCCGGGCTCCCGGGCCTCCAGGAACTGAATGGCTCCGCGACGGTCCGGAAGAACGGCGAACCAGGCGATTCCGAGGACCCGATCCTGCGACAGAACCAGAAGCCCCGACAATCCAAGATCCCGGGAGGAGGAGAGCGCTTTTTCGTGCGCCCGAATCTGGTCTTCCAGGAGAATTTTTTCCTGGTCTCCGCGCATTTTCCGCTCTCTCTCCCGGCGAAAACGTGCGAGCAGTTCGTGGGCGCTTTTCCGGTACAGGGGATCCCAGGGCAGGACCCGCGCGTCCGGGACGATTTTCGACAGGCGATTCCGTTCCCATCGATGGGTTTTGTGCCGGGGACCGGAGAGGGTTTTCCAGTCGGAAGCACACAACAAAAATTCCGTTTCGGTGAGTTCCGGTGTCGGGAATCCCTGCAGTTTCGAGGCGTCCGGGACCCCGTCCAGATAGGACGGAATCCCGTTGTTCCTTTCGAGGAGGATTTCGGAGACGGAACGCCAGAAGGATGGTTCCCTGAGCGTCCTGCCGGAAGGACCCTCCGGCAACAGTGTCCAGGGGGGAGGGGCCGGAAGAAAAGTGTACCCGTCGCTTTCAACGGCCAGAAAGGAGTTCCCTTTCCAGGTCCCCTCCAGATAAGTCAGACCCCTGTCAAAAAGGAGAAGAGAAAGAGGGTGGGCATTTGACAGGGCGGGGAGCAGTCTGTCCGGAAGAAGCGATCCCATGCGTTCCCGCAAAAAAACGGGATCGCTTTTCAGCGGTTGAAAAAGAACGGGGGTTCCCATCAGCCGGAGGATTCGTCGAGCGGGAGCAGGAGAATGCGTTCGGGAAAGGTGTCCAGGGCAAACTGGCGGGATAGCGCTTGTTTTTGGGAGGCGGACCAGACATTCCAGAACCGGTCGCGAAGGTCCCGCGCCTTTTCCTGAAACCAGGCGAGAGGTTTCTGTTCGGCGTAAGGGCATGTGGTATCCAGGGCGATGGAGGGCCTTCCGTTGTCGAGCGTAAAAACCAGAGGATAGATCCGGCAGTCGAGGGGATGGTCCGGCCAGCTCCGGCAGGAGGAGCTGGCCTCATCGAGACGGGAACATGTCCAGACCGGAAGACCTTCACAATCCCCTTGGATCAGATGAAGCGGTTCTCCCGACGGATTGAAGGCGAGGGGAAGGAGAGGGATCTCCCCCCGGCCGGCGAAAGGCGTCATTTCCGGGGGAGAGAGGAAGTGGCAGCATTGACGGCAGGACTGGCAAAGGGTATGGGGAACGTCCAGAAAAGGCATCTTATTTCCGTGTGGCCAGAACGCGGTCCGGATCATCGTGCAGGAAGCGGGAGAACAGGCGCCTCTCCATCTCCTCGAGCAGCGGGAGAAGGGTCGTTTTATCCAGCGCGGCCACCTGGAAAGCGTCCGGGAACCGGACGGACAGAATGTCCCGTTCGGCGGGGGACAGGCAGTCTGTCTTGTTCAGGATCAGGATTCTGGGGATGCGGTCGATCTCCATCTCTTTCAGAAGTTCTTCCACCCGCTGGATCTGTTCTTCCATCTTCGGATGGAACGCGTCCGCGACATGCAGGAGAAGATGGGCGTCCTTGAGTTCGTCGAAGGTCGCCAGAAAGGCACGGCGAAGATCTCCCGGAAGGTTCCGGATAAACCCCACCGTGTCCGTCAGGATGATCTCCCGTTCTCTCGGGAAGCGAAGACGTCTTGTCGTAGGGTCCAGCGTGGCGAACATCCTGTTTTCCGTTAGGACGGAGCTTCCCGTCAGCTGGTTCAGGAGGGTCGATTTTCCGACATTGGTATACCCGACCAGAGAAACGATGGGAACATCCCGTTCTTTCCGGCGCTCCTTCCGGTTCTGTCGCTCGAGTGCGACCCGATCAAGTTTTTCGGACAGGTGGCTGATGCGGTCCCGAACCCGTCGTCGATCCTCTTCAAGACGGGTTTCGCCGGGCCCCCGTCCCCCGATCCCTCCTGTCAGGCGGGAAAGAGCAGTGGAGCGTTTTTCGAGGCGGGGGAGAAGATACCGCAGCTGGGCCAGTTCGACCTGGAGTTTTCCGTCGCTGGAATGGGCCCGCCGGGCAAAAATATCGAGGATCAGCTGGGTCCGGTCGATGACCTTCAGCTCTGTCATGTCCGCGATGGTTTTCACCTGGACGGGAGAGAGGTTCTGCTCGAAAATGATCAGGCTGGCCTGGACGTGCAGAGCATGGATGATCAGGCTCTTGAGCCTGTTCCGGCTCAGGAGCGTGCTGGGGTGGTAGGAGGCGATCCGCTGGATCTCCTTTCCGAGGACGTCGACCCCTGCTGAGAGGGCCAGTTCTTCCAGCTCCTGGACGTTTTCCTCCTGGGAAGCGACCGAGTCCGGGGAAGCCGAGACCAGAATGGCCCGTTCCCGTTCGGAAAGATGGTGCCTCGAGGAGGTCCGGACCCGACGCATTTCTTCTTCGATGGACCGGATTCGTTCGTGACCCTCCAGGTTTCGCGGGGTGACGCGAAGGTTTGCTTCGAGAGTCCACGGGAGAGGGGCTTTCGGGTCGGGATCAAGAGTCGCAAGCGAAAAACTGTCCACCTGGGGGAGTCGGGGTTTCATATGGACGACAATCTGGGCGTCCAGCCGGAGCAATGCGAGATCGTTCAGGTCGTCTTGAGAAAGAGGCTCTCCCTTGATGTGCGTGTGCACGAGGGACAGTCCCCTGAGCAGATGATCTCCGCCACGGGAAGCCGGGAGCTTTTCGATATAAATGTCCTGGGGTGTTCCGACAAGGACATCTTCGACGGTGCCTTCCCTGGACAAGAGAATGCCGATCTGGCGCCCCGTTTCATGGCTGATCTCGGCCATCTGGTTCATCAATTCCGCCGTTACCCACAAATCGGGGGGGACTTTTCGTCTGAACAGACGCGACAATGTCTGAAGATGGCTGGGCTTGAGGCCTTTGGTATTTCCGTTTACCAGGGAAATGGGACGTCCCCCTCCCGCCTGTCGATGCGTTTCAGACCCAAGAAATAGGCACACCGGGAATCGTCGAGATCGTTGAAGAAAGTCCGTTCCTGTCCGTCTTCGAAAGTAATCCGGACGTAGGCGGCTCCACCCGGTATCGTGGACGTGGAGATTTCGAGAACCGAACCGCGTCCCCATTCCGGATAGTCGCGGTGCGCGACCGACTCCCCGGGACGAAGAAAGAGCCTCGGTCCGGCGTTCATGCCTGAAAGCTCCCGGCTGTCGGACAGGAGACTCTCACCGGGGTCTCCGGGTCAGAAGACGTTTTTTGTAGATGGGGTTGTCCGGGCAAAGCCCTGCTGCTTCCTTGAGTTCCTGAAATCCCAGCTGATCCCGGTCGAGAGCCAGATCCGCAAGACCGTTCCAGGACAGGATGCGCGGATCTTTTGGCGATTTGGCCAGGGCTTTCCGGAAGCGTTTTTCCGCCTTCACGTAGGACCCCCCGACAAACCAGGGTTTGTAATAATCTTCGAGTCCCCTGGACAGGTTGGAATCCGGATCGTCCGGCTCCAGGGCCAGGGCCTGGCTGTTCGCCCGGCTGGCCAGTTTTCCGTAGCGCATGCCGGCAGGGAAATGGAGGTATTGGGTTTTCAGAAGGTCCAGCATGCCTTCCATCGCCCACGGCCAGGACACACCGGGGTTGTCGGTTTCGGCCTGGTGTGCCGAGAGGATTCCCGCGTCGATCGTCTGCAGGCCCTCTTTCCTGGCCCCCTTGATCGTTTTGTTGTCCCGGAGAAGCCGGGCTTTCAGGATCAGGAGTTCCAGTCGCGAGTGCAGTGCCGGATTCTCCGAAAGATCCTTGTCGATCTGGGTCAGATTCGGATGACAGTCGAGGGCGTGAACATCGATGGGCGTATTCTGGGAGGGCCCGTTTGGGAGATTGGTCGCGGAAAGAGCGTTTCGCGACAAAAGAAGAAAGAGGATCAGTGCGGTGAAAACTGCCGGTCTAAGAAACATGTTCATGGAGAAGCATTTTCAGATCGGGTCCCATTCTGGACCGGTGGAGGATTTTGTCGACGCCTGCCTGTTGACCCCGGCGAAGACTGTCCTGATCGGTATGGAAGGAAATACCGACCAGTGTGGTTTTTTCCTTGCGACGGCGAAGCGTTTCGGAAAGGGGGAATACCTCGTCCTTGAGAGCGGAAAGATCGAACACTGCTACGATTGTCCCTTCAAGAGACAGGGCTGCCACTTTTCCCGGGTCTTCCTGCCGGAACGTCCATCCTTCCGAGAGAGCCGCCTGGCGGATGGGGCCGGACAGGAACAGATCCTTTCCAAGATAGACGACGATTTTTTCCGAGGATTTATTTTCTGTCAACGCGGCCCCTTCCCTCTGGATGGTTATTCGCGGGTAAAAGACGGGATTCCCCCCCCATATAAGGCCGCAGGACCTCCGGGATAACGACAGAGCCGTCCTGCTCCTGAAAATTTTCAAGAATGGCGGCGATGGTGCGTCCGATAGCAACACCGGAACCGTTCATCGTATGGACGAGGCGAGGTTTCCCACCCCCTCGGGGACGATAGCGGATCCCGGCCCGTCGCGCCTGAAAGTCTTCGAAGTTCGAACAGGAGGAGATTTCCCGGTAGACCCCCTGGGCTGGCATCCAGACTTCGAGATCGTAGGTCTTGGCCGAAGAGAATCCCAGATCGCCCGTGCAAAGGGCGATGCGCCGGAACGGAAGTCCGAGTCCTTCCAGAATCTGTTCGGCGTCCTGGGTCAGTTCTTCGAGGTCGTCGTAGGATGTATCGGGAGAGGTCAGCCAGACGAGTTCGACTTTTTGAAACTGGTGCTGACGAATCAGGCCTCGCGTGTCCTTTCCCGCCGCCCCGGCTTCCCGGCGGAAACAGGTGGTGGAGGCCACATATTTGAGCGGAAGGTCTTCCGCTTCGAGAATCGAATCCCGGTTCAGGTTGGTGACGGGGACTTCGGCTGTCGGGATCAGGACGAGATTGTCTTCGGGGATCTGAAAGCTTTCCTCCCGGAATTTTGGAAACTGACCGGTTCCTTCCATCATTTCCGGCCGGACGAGAAGCGGGACGGAAACTTCCGTATACGCTTTTCCGGAACGTCGGGTCCTCCCGGAGGCGGTGTGTGTGTCCAGCATCCAGGACGTCAGGGCGCGTTCGAGCCGGGCCCCCTCTCCCGTGAGGACTGAAAATCGGCTTCCGGAGAGGACGGCCGCCCGGTCGAAGTCCAGAATGCCCAGA
The sequence above is drawn from the Leptospirillum ferriphilum ML-04 genome and encodes:
- a CDS encoding DUF5069 domain-containing protein — its product is MDLTKQFPRSPVDRLGGMDHLKRVIDKARAHVAGTLGEYTYNCPLDQAFFSFFGLDHEKFAEAVKSRPQDQDMLAWVHSQSPRSKNPKEVESFNREYESRSPDSPEKWDYFRSVRDSLAPGRTDITTWVKLLDLEEKRPV
- a CDS encoding YkgJ family cysteine cluster protein; the encoded protein is MPFLDVPHTLCQSCRQCCHFLSPPEMTPFAGRGEIPLLPLAFNPSGEPLHLIQGDCEGLPVWTCSRLDEASSSCRSWPDHPLDCRIYPLVFTLDNGRPSIALDTTCPYAEQKPLAWFQEKARDLRDRFWNVWSASQKQALSRQFALDTFPERILLLPLDESSG
- the hflX gene encoding GTPase HflX; its protein translation is MNQMAEISHETGRQIGILLSREGTVEDVLVGTPQDIYIEKLPASRGGDHLLRGLSLVHTHIKGEPLSQDDLNDLALLRLDAQIVVHMKPRLPQVDSFSLATLDPDPKAPLPWTLEANLRVTPRNLEGHERIRSIEEEMRRVRTSSRHHLSERERAILVSASPDSVASQEENVQELEELALSAGVDVLGKEIQRIASYHPSTLLSRNRLKSLIIHALHVQASLIIFEQNLSPVQVKTIADMTELKVIDRTQLILDIFARRAHSSDGKLQVELAQLRYLLPRLEKRSTALSRLTGGIGGRGPGETRLEEDRRRVRDRISHLSEKLDRVALERQNRKERRKERDVPIVSLVGYTNVGKSTLLNQLTGSSVLTENRMFATLDPTTRRLRFPREREIILTDTVGFIRNLPGDLRRAFLATFDELKDAHLLLHVADAFHPKMEEQIQRVEELLKEMEIDRIPRILILNKTDCLSPAERDILSVRFPDAFQVAALDKTTLLPLLEEMERRLFSRFLHDDPDRVLATRK
- a CDS encoding DUF3553 domain-containing protein, with translation MNAGPRLFLRPGESVAHRDYPEWGRGSVLEISTSTIPGGAAYVRITFEDGQERTFFNDLDDSRCAYFLGLKRIDRREGDVPFPW
- the serS gene encoding serine--tRNA ligase, whose translation is MLDIRRILSDTEACRKALLDRKTDIPIDAVLEEEKELSSLRKRWESLRETRNRLSEEIGRKKRVGEETAPLMEESRSVNAEIALIEQDLLKREEALRERLLLIPNIPHPSVPVGPDETANREVHRKGSPREFPVSPLPHWEIGNRLGILDFDRAAVLSGSRFSVLTGEGARLERALTSWMLDTHTASGRTRRSGKAYTEVSVPLLVRPEMMEGTGQFPKFREESFQIPEDNLVLIPTAEVPVTNLNRDSILEAEDLPLKYVASTTCFRREAGAAGKDTRGLIRQHQFQKVELVWLTSPDTSYDDLEELTQDAEQILEGLGLPFRRIALCTGDLGFSSAKTYDLEVWMPAQGVYREISSCSNFEDFQARRAGIRYRPRGGGKPRLVHTMNGSGVAIGRTIAAILENFQEQDGSVVIPEVLRPYMGGESRLLPANNHPEGRGRVDRK